One genomic window of Motacilla alba alba isolate MOTALB_02 chromosome 1, Motacilla_alba_V1.0_pri, whole genome shotgun sequence includes the following:
- the SON gene encoding protein SON isoform X5 — MATNIEQILRSFVVSKFREIQEEQQQQHGGATVEGQPNGDTVPAEQAGPSEASGAAGSCQSDQIVQKIEEVLSGALGTELQCNPDVDKNTVKNSTQSTKRSSTGEDEIPRKKAKKNKKHKSKKKKKKKKKRKKEKKHKKQPKESKLSARPGEPAGVQPAPHLVPEQSSSQLNVQHGVFADANLAGHVQPQLCSKPPEGLDNQALGLVSHSVTDSQQSAENLGSGEGTLCAANPPFNLESIQSNIPENTSIAQTRICTSEEQIQQSHENIYPVAINASVVGTGNNTWSSIPSGIDSKSEIQKDSVEALGGTEVTLKSQGIGEIKASAAALEPETMEVLTYSEASHQSVSQRAAQGLETASESMSLASGVTTTPASANWAHPSAVTVTHMAVAGQEVKIPETTEKSLHMGSVRSVEGPSELRGASITSEPSLQPSVVSGCLNMTQGSPLEASSVVKASVPLQHPLTISAATPVTHVEISAKTPPEPGAVTKVKDAEPAMGSVKALETTMVPVGVVAKDVRAAHESLQGRSVEGTTGSATAPGASGMFLQHGVLTDTRSVDRMQGSALPSGLTGMNVVAEVKELGATSEPAAVLQTFVPQTAPEVQMAEGFRSPRAKDSEGTSLLRESRPESESHVRGLAPSLSLQKENTQGPGGVLRPVAVVEAKTFTTASVSLQAEGVKASEEAVHCGTVASPGLPALERTPEPVVARESVEPVREAEASAGVMPWQAAAEREPLHASQTESSIIAQSQIMTHTRPSQTEVLRKRKDSEHVPEAEARSREAVLETVQTSEISSKSVQDQIVGHSAAVLESLPRVEEHSMASGVLTELADMQTQGSAVEHEIAGRRTSTQGNELSEVEKAKYLEPASEAGGMRWLETTKESATVEVKGSETCEEPEVPMGDASAAVPEYLHAEKQQDLQVGLEAKPAAEWKSSEEAPETLGASEIKSCEAVPKPGDMKGLETTLEHEVTAEVQYVEGVQSQQAEDMVIEKEDAEQTQASEPLVAETVFSSSHAAEEKVSAGTPVAETQDLETAPRTDAELKDAEATVGLEAETKDLEAAPVPETDAEAGTDLIEEGQLEDTPEAEDVKEATPEEDSEKRDSETSDVQPDVAARMKETLMRLENVIEKSSHRTSEKKHDSKKQKRSRSKSQSRSRKRKKKSRSRSTSRRLTSKRARSRSRNYSVSRKKHSKSRSRSVEKRERRLSSRRSRRRHSRSSDRYRSKSRSAEKRLSRRRRSRSSDHYRSKSRSVEKRLSSRRSRRRRSRSSDRYRSKSRSAEKRLSSRRSGRRRSRSSDRYRSKSRSAEKRLSSRRSGRRRSRSSDRYRSKSRSAEKRLSSRRSGRRRSRSSDRYRSKSRSAEKRLSSRRSGRRRSRSSDRYRSKSRSAEKRLSSWRSRRRHSRSSDRSKSRSRSSEKGGGKDYSWRFRHRSGSSDRSKSRSRSVEKRGRKASVRRSKRQRSKSSDRYKSRSRSVEKRDRKQSSRKSKRQRSKSSDRYKSRSKSVEKKKESSRKSKRRRSKSSERYKSRSRSVEKKRKESSKKSKRKRSKSSDSVKSRSKSVEKKDKLSSAKSSSKHVESSELEESAKGLDKDVPQSAVGSEGKSSNGPTSVALSDEGVNGPVLPPSFGSGLSKTSESLEERSSSVEKTADLQHSATSEFDTSKTPDDQELRSTSVEKTQDSELSMTPENGSTEKAAAQESSLLPELPYSTSQSRSSSVEKRGGLETSSVGEFHVSASREHESRTAPLREVEGPELPPGLKRDMQIQSSSLPSEGGLSNLSDGHESRNIPGEHTELSQVLQVPERESSQLADSPGAVEPQRPFLPPEMIRPVIPDGCESGQMQEPSLASDGGHFVSPDGPGSGSSFAAPVEEHPLSVFKSPHGNEQRFLSVEKVKTPDVSLTSVCGSVEVSANVISVSSFEVHESRSSVDKALDGPTLPQVLEVDCSRSPEMHESRYLTGKIDGAGSLVMSKSGIPICHDGHKAKYNSFEQTESAELSVASELRCSILPEGYKLTSAAVEKVEIQKPSLSLESGFSVSADGCESLGTPEKLQPPVSAVPSEGEVLLLPDSHELRPVPAEKAEMLNSSELKQLASPDGYNLRSAYSEEVHVQEPILIRESRCSVASDGHELASTTSERAEEPSQVSENEYTIGLDGPELTSTPAEKTELRRLYQMPEERCLESIDSRDLQSPSAEETQVQQPALVSENEHAVSWVGQELRSSSPGKAEMQEEAVVPDSAVSSEDHRLPSFLAGKPEVPERSLLPESEYGESPEGLEVTASPAEKEVQEPSLTPGSECSIFHQGQILQSGLTESTAVQEPVLVPDNQYAASAKGQELLCAYAEKPEVQECSLRSENEYEASPKRHHLRSSLVEKEVEEHYEASESESSISTDSHELQPAVARKTEGQELSLSEGECPMTPEGQELQSSPAERVLAKEHSVTSEHAQSPEEYESRLVRAEETEGVGSALTAERDHLFFESQEVSFASLQKADVQDHSPTPENEHGPSPDGQELRFTTVEKVDGLQSLNDRASMSPDGSDLNSIPVEKMDHAMPSAMPEGRSVSPDNCSVGPGEEPGDLEPSLRSERRYSTSSYQEGHEPRSPLEEEGLESSVTSEHRQSLSPEGHDQKSIADEEMDDLERRSTSPDEHESRSSVGEEAEDLEQPLRTERRCSESSDEHESRSTTGEEAEDAETSVAAERRDSISSDDRESRSAAGEDVEDGEPSLTAERRHSTSSDDRESRSSADEEAEDVTAEHRSVSPDGRESRSTVGEEAEDQELSLTAERRHSTSSDEQESRSTAGEDAEDVEPSSAAEQRDSTSSDEQESRSTAGEEAEDVEPLTAEHRRSASPDGAESRSTTAEEEGEDAEPSLTAEQRESSSSDEHESESSSGEEEGEDAEPSLADEEKQDSMPLEQSEEQDSSFVPESRRSESSEREKSRSKSVDKASDKESPQRSVSRHSKSPARQKSRSTSVEKTADKESVRRYRRRRSRSTARQRSQSTSVEKTADKESSRRSRRRRSRSAARQRSQSKSVEKAADKESSRRSRSRRSRSSQRRSKRYDTDSRSRRNRSRSATRRRASRSRSSSLSRSRHRRRSRSRSASRRRRSLSRDRRKRSQRNRSRSTDRRRRRSDSRDRRISLRLRSRSRTPLRQRRSRSRGRRRSSSRSPIRLRRSRSSGRRRYSRSPDRRRSRSSEFSSRSPKRLTDLDKAQLLEIAKANAAAMCAKSGVPLPPSLMPLLSQKKDDKANQKSSRDTLKELTEKCKKIAQSTDDVIVNKPHVSDEEEEERPFYNHPFKLSEPKPIFFNLSTPSIKPAPPPQPKNQVSLSKEFPVSSGSQHRKKEADSVYGEWVPVDKNGKDDGKDDVFPKPAIECVDITTAMNDRAVAQKRLNENSFDLEAMCMLNRAQEQIDAWAQSNSIPGQFTGSTGAQILSSDELTNSGPQAWIRKGQILVAAFLPRSVPALLFTTLRPARPRYVTFKEFLQFFTSKRMFKLSVDKLSPFNNFC, encoded by the exons ATGGCGACGAATATCGAGCAGATCCTTCGGTCCTTTGTGGTCAGCAAATTCCGGGAgatccaggaggagcagcagcagcagcacggcgG TGCAACGGTGGAAGGCCAGCCCAATGGTGACACGGTCCCAGCTGAGCAGGCCGGGCCTTCCGaagcctctggagctgctgggagttgtCAGAGTGATCAGATAGTGCAGAAAATAGAGGAAGTGCTCTCCGGAGCCCTCgggacagagctgcagtgcaaCCCAG ATGTAGacaaaaatactgtgaaaaataGTACTCAGTCTACAAAAAGGAGCTCTACCGGTGAAGATGAAATTCctaggaaaaaagcaaagaaaaacaagaagcacaaaagcaagaagaagaagaaaaagaagaagaaaaggaagaaagagaagaagcatAAAAAGCAACCAAAGGAATCCAAGTTGAGTGCACGTCCCGGAGAGCCTGCAGGCGTGCAGCCGGCCCCTCACTTGGTGCCAGAGCAGTCCAGCTCCCAACTGAATGTACAGCATGGAGTGTTTGCAGATGCAAACCTGGCTGGCCACGTGCAGCCACAACTGTGCTCCAAACCACCTGAGGGGCTTGATAATCAAGCTTTAGGACTTGTTTCTCATTCAGTGACTGATTCTCAGCAATCTGCAGAAAATCTTGGAAGTGGGGAGGGGACTTTGTGTGCAGCAAATCCTCCATTTAATTTAGAAAGCATCCAGTCTAATATCCCAGAAAATACTAGTATAGCTCAAACTAGAATTTGCACTAGCGAAGAACAAATTCAGCAGtcccatgaaaatatttatcctgTAGCTATTAATGCCAGTGTTGTTGGTACTGGAAATAATACTTGGTCCAGCATCCCATCTGGAATTGACAGTAAATCGGAGATTCAGAAAGATTCTGTAGAAGCACTGGGAGGTACAGAAGTCACTCTGAAATCTCAAGGCATTGGGGAAATAAAAGCTTCGGCCGCAGCTCTGGAGCCTGAGACCATGGAGGTGTTGACTTACTCAGAAGCATCTCATCAGTCCGTGTCTCAGAGGGCAGCACAGGGCTTGGAAACAGCTTCAGAATCCATGTCCTTGGCAAGTGGTGTGACAACAACCCCTGCATCTGCAAATTGGGCACATCCGAGTGCTGTGACAGTAACTCAcatggctgtggctgggcaggaagtaaaaattccagaaacaactgaaaaatcTCTGCACATGGGAAGTGTGAGAAGTGTGGAGGGACCTTCAGAACTGCGGGGTGCGAGCATAACTTCGgagccatccctgcagccctcagtTGTATCTGGGTGTTTGAACATGACACAGGGCAGCCCTCTGGAGGCTTCCAGTGTTGTGAAAGCAAGTGTACCTTTGCAACATCCTTTGACAATATCTGCAGCCACCCCTGTGACCCACGTGGAAATAAGTGCCAAAACACCTCCAGAACCAGGAGCTGTTACAAAAGTGAAGGATGCAGAACCAGCTATGGGAAGTGTGAAAGCTTTAGAAACAACCATGGTACCTGTGGGTGTTGTAGCAAAAGATGTCAGAGCAGCTCACGAAAGTCTGCAAGGCAGAAGTGTGGAAGGTACCACTGGTTCTGCAACAGCACCGGGTGCATCAGGAATGTTTCTACAACATGGAGTCTTGACAGATACAAGGAGTGTGGACAGAATGCAGGGATCTGCACTTCCATCAGGATTGACAGGTATGAACGTGGTTGCAGAGGTAAAAGAATTAGGAGCAACTTCAGAACCTGCAGCGGTTTTACAGACCTTTGTTCCCCAAACAGCTCCAGAAGTCCAGATGGCAGAGGGCTTTAGAAGTCCACGAGCAAAGGATTCAGAAGGTACTTCATTGCTGAGAGAATCAAGACCTGAGAGTGAATCACATGTGAGAGGTTTGGCACCTTCCCTGtctttgcagaaggaaaacacacaagGTCCGGGAGGAGTCCTGAGACCAGTGGCTGTGGTGGAAGCAAAAACTTTTACAACAGCTTCAGTGTCCTTACAAGCAGAAGGTGTGAAAGCTTCAGAAGAAGCTGTGCATTGTGGGACTGTTGCAAGTCCAGGACTTCCTGCCTTAGAAAGGACTCCTGAACCTGTGGTTGCACGTGAAAGCGTGGAACCAGTTAGAGAGGCTGAGGCATCAGCAGGGGTGATGCCATGgcaagctgcagcagaaagagaacCTCTCCATGCAAGCCAGACAGAGAGTTCCATCATCGCACAGTCGCAGATCATGACACACACGAGACCCTCACAAACTGAGGTgctgaggaagagaaaggatTCGGAACACGTTCCAGAAGCAGAGGCAAGGAGCAGAGAAGCAGTCCTAGAAACTGTGCAAACTTCAGAAATCAGTTCAAAATCTGTTCAAGATCAAATAGTAGGTCATTCTGCAGCAGTACTGGAGTCTTTGCCCAGAGTGGAAGAACACAGTATGGCATCAGGAGTACTGACAGAATTGGCAGATATGCAAACTCAGGGATCTGCTGTAGAGCATGAAATTGCAGGAAGGAGGACCAGCACCCAAGGAAATGAGCTCTCAGAAGtggagaaagcaaaatatttggaGCCAGCATCAGAAGCTGGAGGAATGAGGTGGTTAGAGACCACAAAGGAGTCTGCAACAGTAGAGGTGAAAGGTTCTGAAACATGTGAAGAGCCTGAGGTACCCATGGGTGATGCTTCAGCAGCTGTTCCAGAATACTTGCATGCTGAAAAGCAACAAGATCTTCAAGTAGGTCTAGAAGCAAAACCTGCTGCAGAATGGAAGAGTTCAGAAGAGGCTCCAGAAACCTTGGgtgcttctgaaataaaatcttgtgaAGCAGTTCCAAAACCAGGGGATATGAAAGGCCTGGAAACCACACTGGAACATGAAGTGACAGCCGAGGTACAATATGTAGAAGGAGTACAGAGTCAACAGGCGGAGGATATGGTGATTGAGAAGGAAGATGCAGAGCAGACTCAAGCATCTGAGCCTTTAGTAGCAGAAACAGTTTTTAGTTCTTCAcatgcagcagaagaaaaagtttcAGCAGGGACTCCTGTAGCAGAAACACAAGATTTGGAAACAGCTCCTCGGACTGATGCAGAGCTGAAAGATGCAGAAGCAACTGTAGGGTTGGAGGCAGAGACAAAAGATTTGGAAGCAGCTCCAGTACCTGAGACTGATGCAGAAGCAGGTACAGATCTTATAGAGGAAGGCCAGTTGGAAGACACTCCAGAGGCTGAGGATGTCAAAGAAGCAACTCCTGAAGAAGACTCAGAGAAAAGAGACTCGGAAACATCCGATGTGCAGCCTGATGTGGCAGCACGAATGAAAGAGACTCTCATGAGGCTTGAGAATGTTATTGAAAAAAGTAGTCATAGAACCAGTGAGAAAAAACATGattcaaagaaacagaaaaggagccGTTCCAAGTCTCAGTCCAGGTCTAGGAAGCGGAAGAAAAAGTCAAGGTCACGTTCCACTTCCAGGCGTTTGACCTCTAAAAGAGCACGTTCTAGGAGCAGAAACTATTCCGTTTCCAGAAAAAAGCATTCCAAATCTAGGTCCCGATCTgtggagaagagagagagaagactGTCTTCCCGGCGGTCCAGGCGCAGACATTCTAGGTCATCTGACCGTTACAGGTCTAAATCCAGATCAGCAGAAAAGAGGTTGTCCAGACGGAGACGTTCCAGGTCGTCTGACCACTACAGGTCTAAATCCAGGTCAGTGGAGAAGCGCCTGTCCTCCCGAAGGTCCAGACGCAGACGCTCAAGATCGTCTGACCGCTACAGATCCAAGTCCAGGTCAGCGGAGAAGCGATTGTCCTCCCGAAGATCCGGGCGCAGACGTTCCAGGTCTTCCGACCGCTACAGGTCGAAGTCACGGTCAGCGGAGAAGCGATTGTCCTCCCGGAGGTCTGGGCGCAGACGTTCCAGGTCTTCTGACCGCTACAGATCCAAGTCCAGGTCAGCGGAGAAGCGACTGTCCTCTCGAAGGTCCGGGAGGAGACGTTCCAGGTCGTCTGACCGCTACAGATCCAAGTCCAGGTCAGCGGAGAAGCGGCTGTCCTCCCGAAGGTCCGGGCGCAGACGTTCCAGGTCGTCTGACCGCTACAGATCCAAGTCCAGGTCAGCAGAAAAGAGGTTGTCCTCCTGGCGATCCCGCCGCAGACATTCCAGGTCCTCTGACCGTTCAAAATCTAGATCCAGGTCTTCAGAAAAGGGAGGAGGCAAAGACTATTCCTGGAGGTTCAGGCATCGGTCTGGTTCCTCTGATCGTTCAAAATCCAGGTCAAGATCTGTTGAGAAAAGAGGTCGGAAGGCGTCTGTACGGAGGTCCAAACGTCAGCGCTCAAAGTCCTCGGATCGCTACAAGTCTCGGTCCAGGTCAGTAGAAAAAAGGGATCGAAAGCAATCATCGCGGAAGTCAAAACGTCAGCGCTCCAAGTCCTCCGACCGTTACAAGTCTAGATCcaaatcagtggaaaaaaagaaggaatccTCACGAAAATCCAAGCGTCGACGCTCAAAATCTTCTGAACGTTACAAGTCTAGGTCTAGGTCTGTCGAAAAAAAGCGCAAGGAGTcttcaaaaaaatccaaacGGAAACGTTCCAAGTCCTCTGACAGTGTTAAGTCAAGGTCCaaatctgtagaaaaaaaagataagttATCCTCAGCAAAGTCCAGTAGCAAGCATGTGGAGTCTTCTGAACTTGAGGAGTCAGCCAAAGGTCTTGACAAAGATGTTCCTCAGTCTGCTGTTGGAAGTGAAGGTAAATCCTCTAATGGTCCCACATCAGTAGCTTTGTCTGATGAAGGAGTAAACGGCCCAGTGCTGCCACCATCGTTTGGAAGTGGATTATCCAAAACTTCAGAGAGCCTTGAGGAAAGATCCTCATCTGTTGAAAAAACAGCAGATCTGCAGCATTCTGCCACATCTGAATTTGATACCTCCAAAACCCCAGATGACCAGGAATTGAGATCCACATCTGTGGAAAAAACACAGGATTCAGAGCTGTCTATGACACCTGAAAATGGATcaactgaaaaagcagcagcccaggagtcTTCATTGCTACCTGAACTTCCATACTCCACATCCCAGTCAAGATCCTCATCTGTTGAAAAAAGGGGAGGACTAGAAACTTCTTCAGTAGGAGAATTTCATGTCTCTGCATCCCGTGAACATGAGTCCAGAACTGCACCTCTCAGAGAAGTAGAAGGTCCAGAGCTTCCTCCAGGACTTAAAAGAGACATGCAAATTCAGTCATCATCTCTGCCATCCGAAGGTGGGCTCTCCAATTTGTCTGATGGTCACGAATCACGGAATATCCCTGGtgaacacacagagctctcacAGGTTCTGCAAGTACCTGAACGTGAGTCTTCCCAGCTGGCTGACAGCCCTGGAGCAGTGGAACCTCAGAGGCCTTTCCTGCCACCTGAAATGATCCGCCCTGTGATCCCTGATGGCTGTGAGTCAGGCCAGATGCAGGAGCCTTCCCTGGCTTCTGACGGTGGACACTTTGTGTCTCCTGATGGACCTGGATCAGGATCCAGCTTCGCTGCACCAGTAGAGGAGCATCCATTGTCTGTCTTCAAGTCACCACATGGAAATGAACAAAGATTTTTATCTGTTGAAAAAGTCAAGACTCCAGATGTTTCCCTGACGTCTGTGTGTGGTTCTGTTGAGGTGTCTGCCAACGTCATTTCAGTGTCTTCTTTTGAAGTTCATGAGTCCAGATCATCTGTTGACAAAGCTTTGGACGGTCCAACGCTTCCACAAGTGCTTGAGGTCGACTGCTCCAGATCTCCGGAAATGCACGAATCGAGATACCTAACTGGAAAAATAGATGGTGCAGGATCTTTGGTGATGTCTAAAAGCGGGATTCCCATATGCCACGATGGCCACAAAGCAAAGTACAACTCCTTTGAGCAAACGGAGAGTGCAGAACTGTCAGTGGCATCTGAGCTCCGGTGTTCCATCTTACCTGAGGGCTATAAATTGACATCTGCTGCAGTTGAAAAAGTGGAGATCCAGAAGCCTTCTCTCTCACTGGAAAGTGGCTTCTCCGTGTCTGCTGATGGTTGTGAATCACTGGGCACGCCTGAAAAACTCCAGCCTCCAGTGAGTGCCGTGCCGTCGGAAGGTGAGGTTCTGCTGTTGCCCGACAGTCACGAGCTGAGACCCGTCcctgcagagaaagcagaaatgctgaattCATCTGAGCTGAAACAGCTGGCATCCCCTGATGGCTACAACCTGAGATCTGCCTACAGTGAGGAAGTACACGTGCAGGAGCCCATTCTGATACGGGAAAGCAGGTGTTCTGTTGCCTCTGATGGTCACGAGTTGGCATCCACCACTTCTGAAAGAGCTGAGGAGCCTTCTCAAGTGTCTGAAAATGAGTACACAATAGGGCTTGATGGCCCGGAGTTGACATCAACCCCTGCTGAAAAAACGGAGCTGAGGAGGCTTTATCAGATGCCTGAAGAAAGATGTCTGGAGTCCATCGACAGCCGGGACCTGCAGTCACCCTCTGCTGAAGAGACACAGGTACAACAGCCTGCTCTGGTGTCTGAAAATGAGCATGCAGTGTCCTGGGTGGGCCAGGAGTTGAggtccagctctcctgggaaggcagagatgcaggaggaggctgtggtTCCGGACAGTGCCGTGTCTTCTGAAGATCACAGGCTGCCCTCTTTCTTAGCTGGAAAACCAGAAGTGCCGGAGCGTTCTCTGCTGCCTGAAAGTGAATATGGTGAGTCTCCTGAGGGCCTGGAGGTGAcggccagccctgctgagaaggaggTGCAGGAACCTTCTCTGACACCTGGCAGTGAATGTTCCATCTTCCATCAAGGCCAAATACTGCAGTCTGGCCTCactgaaagcacagcagtgcaggagccaGTGCTGGTCCCAGACAACCAATATGCTGCATCTGCcaaggggcaggagctgctctgtgcttacGCTGAAAAACCAGAGGTGCAGGAGTGTTCTTTACGGTCTGAAAACGAGTACGAGGCATCCCCCAAAAGGCATCATTTGAGATCCAGTCTTGTTGAAAAAGAAGTGGAGGAACATTATGAAGCATCTGAAAGTGAAAGTTCAATATCCACTGATAGCCACGAGTTGCAGCCTGCTGTTGCTAGAAAAACAGAGGGGCAGGAGTTGTCCTTGTCTGAAGGTGAATGTCCCATGACTCCTGAAGGTCAGGAGCTGCAGTCCAGCCCCGCTGAAAGAGTTCTAGCCAAGGAACATTCTGTGACATCTGAACATGCTCAGTCACCTGAGGAGTACGAGTCAAGATTGGTGCGTGCTGAGGAAACAGAGGGTGTGGGTTCTGCTTTGACAGCCGAACGTGACCATCTCTTTTTCGAGAGCCAGGAGGTGAGTTTCGCCTCTCTTCAGAAAGCAGATGTGCAGGACCATTCTCCAACACCTGAAAATGAACATGGACCATCTCCTGACGGGCAGGAGTTGAGATTCACTACTGTTGAAAAAGTAGATGGTCTTCAGTCTTTGAACGATAGAGCCTCCATGTCCCCTGATGGCAGCGACTTGAATTCCATCCCTGTTGAAAAAATGGATCATGCAATGCCTTCTGCAATGCCTGAAGGGCGCTCAGTGTCTCCTGATAACTGCAGTGTGGGCCCTGGAGAAGAACCGGGGGATCTGGAGCCCTCTTTGAGATCTGAGCGTCGATACTCCACATCCTCCTATCAGGAAGGTCACGAGCCAAGGTCTCCCCTGGAGGAAGAGGGTCTGGAGTCCTCTGTGACTTCTGAACATAGACAATCCCTGTCCCCTGAGGGCCATGACCAGAAGTCTATTGCAGATGAAGAAATGGATGATCTGGAGAGGCGTTCCACTTCCCCTGATGAGCATGAGTCAAGATCTAGCGTTGGTGAAGAAGCAGAGGATCTGGAGCAGCCTTTGAGAACAGAACGTAGGTGCTCTGAGTCCTCTGATGAGCATGAGTCAAGGTCAACCACTGGAGAAGAAGCAGAGGATGCAGAGACCTCCGTAGCAGCTGAAAGAAGAGATTCCATATCCTCTGATGACCGTGAGTCAAGgtctgctgctggggaggatgTAGAAGATGGGGAGCCCTCCTTGACAGCTGAGCGTAGACACTCCACATCTTCTGATGACCGTGAGTCGAGGTCTTCAGCTGATGAAGAAGCAGAGGATGTGACAGCTGAACATCGCTCTGTGTCTCCTGACGGACGTGAGTCAAGGTCAACCGTTGGTGAGGAAGCAGAGGACCAGGAGCTCTCTTTGACAGCTGAGCGTAGACACTCCACGTCTTCAGATGAACAGGAGTCGAGGTCTACTGCTGGTGAAGATGCAGAGGATGTGGAACCTTCCTCGGCAGCTGAACAAAGAGATTCCACCTCATCAGACGAGCAAGAGTCAAGGTCTACTGCCGGTGAAGAAGCTGAGGATGTGGAACCTCTGACAGCTGAGCACAGACGTTCCGCATCCCCTGATGGGGCTGAATCGAGGTCTACCACTGCggaagaagaaggagaggaTGCAGAGCCCTCCCTGACAGCTGAACAAAGAGAGTCCTCATCGTCAGATGAGCATGAGTCAGAGTCTTCCAGTGgtgaagaggagggagaggatgcAGAACCCTCTTTGGCagatgaggaaaagcaggattcCATGCCTCTTGAGCAGTCAGAGGAACAAGACTCTTCCTTTGTCCCTGAAAGCAGACGTTCTGAGTCTTCCGAGCGTGAAAAATCCAGATCCAAATCTGTTGATAAAGCATCCGACAAAGAGTCTCCACAGAGATCTGTAAGCAGACACTCAAAGTCTCCTGCTCGCCAAAAGAGTCGATCCACATCTGTGGAGAAAACAGCCGACAAAGAGTCCGTGCGGAGGTACAGACGGAGACGCTCCAGGTCCACGGCTCGCCAGAGGAGCCAGTCAACATCTGTGGAGAAAACAGCGGACAAGGAGTCCTCCCGCAGGTCCAGGCGGAGACGCTCCAGGTCCGCTGCTCGCCAGAGGAGCCAGTCCAAGTCTGTGGAGAAAGCAGCAGACAAAGAGTCGTCACGCAGGTCCAGAAGCCGGCGCTCCAGGTCCTCCCAGCGCAGGTCCAAGAGATACGACACAGACTCGCGCTCCAGACGGAATCGCTCCAGGTCAGCCACGCGGAGAAGAGCGTCCAGATCTCGGTCCAGCTCCTTGTCGCGCTCCAGGCACAGAAGGAGAAGCAGGTCGAGGTCGGCGTCACGAAGGCGGCGTTCCTTGTCCAGAGACAGGCGCAAGAGGTCTCAGCGAAACAGATCGAGGTCCACAgacaggagaaggaggagatcCGACTCCAGAGACCGTAGGATATCGCTCCGATTGCGGAGCAGGAGTCGGACCCCTCTGCGCCAGAGGCGGTCGCGGTCCAGGGGGAGGAGACGGAGCTCCAGCAGGTCCCCGATCCGGCTGCGGCGCTCGCGCTCCTCGGGGAGAAGGCGCTACAGCAGATCCCCCGACCGGCGCCGGTCCCGGTCCTCGGAGTTCTCCAGCAGGTCACCCAAACGTCTTACAGACCTGG ACAAGGCCCAGCTACTGGAGATCGCCAAGGCCAACGCAGCCGCCATGTGTGCGAAGTCCGGCGTGCCCCTGCCCCCGAGCCTGATGCCTCTGCTGTCCCAGAAGAAGGATGACAAAGCCAACCAGAAGTCCTCGAGGGACACCCTGAAGGAGCTCACTGAG aaatgcaagaaGATTGCTCAGAGCACTGATGATGTGATCGTGAACAAGCCTCACGTTTctgatgaagaggaggaagaacgTCCTTTCTATAACCATCCTTTCAAGCTGAGTGAACCCAAACCTATTTTCTTCAATTTAAGT actCCCAGCATAAAGCCAGCACCACCACCCCAACCCAAAAACCAGGTCAGCCTGTCCAAGGAATTCCCTGTTTCCTCTGGGTCTCAGCATAGGAAGAAGGAGGCAGACAGCGTGTATGGAGAGTGGGTTCCCGTGGACAAGAACGGCAAAGACGACGGCAAGGACGATGTTTTCCCCAAGCCAGCCATTGAG